In the genome of Caenorhabditis elegans chromosome IV, the window AGGAGCTGGAGACGAAGAAGCTGATAAAGATGGCGGACGTGGAGgacgatctgaaatttttccatttataaACCTAGGAAAGactgaattttcggatttctaCATGAGTTTTACTATTgaaaaatcccgattttcgtagaatttttttaaaaaaacatttcgaagcGTGGGAACGTTATAGGGGGTTGTACTAGAGACAATTGGAAATTGAGATAATTAGAGAAAAGTCctgaaaaagtaggtcatgggAAAATGAGCACTGAAACTCACTATAAAAGGCaactttttgtaattttgaaactttttatcaTCATGTCATTCATGACAAAATGCCCAAAATGTCCAAATTACGAATCTAAGAAGACTACCAATGTGTATCGACACCTTCGGGAAGTGCATAATGCGAGTGAGGCTGAAGTTGATCAATTCCGAATTCAGAGAAAAGAAGGTAAATCCTTGACGACAAAAGGCAGTGGAGCGTGGAAGTGTCCCGTATGCGAACTAGTTATTCCAACAGAGAAAGGCTTGAAGAACCATATGAACCAGAAGCACAGGAAGAAGCCCATCGATCCTTCGACAATCACTCTTGCTACAACGTCGCCCACAATGGTCTCGCCTCCTCCCAAGGTattctatctgaaaatttaaagcattAAATATAAGTAATTACGTTTCAATTATGACAATTTGATCAgtttcagaacaattttttcagagaatccAGCTACCCAAATCGACGGAAAAATCGCTTGTTTCTTCAGTAGCTACAGTTCGAGCCCAACCAACTCAGAAACCAGGAGGAAGGTACAAATGCCCTGTGGAAAACTGTACTTTCTTCAAGACAAGGAAGGAATTAGCGCTtcatttctcagaaaaacaTGATCCTGGATCTGAGCTGGAAACTATGAGCTTCGAAACGGAAACTGAGTTCAAagtaattttgcaattttccggccagtaattttagattttttttgaagatttggcTCACCTGTCGACAAGAAGAGACGTGTAGTAGCATGCAGATCTCTCTCAGCTCTCACGATGGAAACCGCATCACCCATTTTCGCCTCTGCAGACACGAAGGATCTTATCAATCTCGAGcaaaagtcaaaaatgttGGCGAATCGAAGAAGAAGACGGGAGATAATGTGTGCCCAGCATTCATTCGAACTGAAAAACACGCGTTAACAGGAGAAATCGGTGTCGTTGGTTATTTCAGTCACTATGGGCATTCACTTGAGCATGCTCGGAGAGCTCTAAGTGATACTGAGACTGAGTATCTGATTgggtaaaaaattttcaaaaaaaaaacagtttgatttcactttttcagacTCATGAAAGAAGGTTTCAATAATAGACAGATCATCAGAAAACTGGATCAGAAATATGATGAGAATAGCAGACTTGGCTTCGTTCTTTCGAAAGATCTTAGGTGAGCCGACTTCAGACTTTTTTatacgaatttttgaaattttcagctatctTCGCAAAACTTACTGTTTAAACGAGGGCCAATTAGACGACGACGACATGAAATCGATCAGACGTAGAGTAGAGCGAGATGATCCTGAAGATGGAATTTATCACTTTTCACAGCCAGACTCCAATGGAGATAACTTTATTCTTGGTACAGCTTTTACAAAAcgtcaaaacttaaaatttaacattttccagTGTTTATGACGCCATCACAGCAAGAACTGTGTGCTAAATACAACAAGCGTAGAGTCTGTATCGATGACACTCATAAAACTACCTCAGGCGCATTAATTTGAAGTCTGTTTTGATAACGCATGACAGTGCTGGATACGAGATTGGCTTCGAGTCCATACTCGTAggttttcggaaatttcgcagtaaaatctggaaaaagaaCACTTAAATTAcgaaaaaacctcaaaaattgaaaaaagacgACAAATGCATTGCAAAATAAATGAGACGTCTCCGAAAACTTGggaaaaacgtttcaaaaactctTATTGAAACTTCCGCGCAAAAGTAGGGCCGAGTCcagtggagcgcgcttgcatttttcaatttttgttttatttttcttcggattttctcgctttttacagagttttccagattttttcaacaattttaaaagattttcagaatgataAGCTCACTGGCAGTCGAATTTGGAGCCCTGCGCCTCGCCTGCACATCTAaggttctggaaatttgaccagaaatgatggaaaaataaaaaacaaataaaatgttcattttcagatCGTAATGGCGACACGAAATATGCCGGCGCGTGGCACAAAACCACTGCCACGTCATCTCTGGGATATGTCGGATTTGGAAGAGAAAACAAGCGGTCAATACACACATAAACCGCTCAGAATTAATCGATTGGGTGGTCGCGACCCGGAAACTGGCCGAAAAGTCAATCAACACATTGGAGGAGGAgtgaaatttgattatttcatGATTGACTTTCATAGAAGGTGTGGGAAGCGCTGAAAACCCCGAAATTCCGTTAACTTTCAATCAAAACCCCCgtaaaattccgattttcagaGGCCCAGCCGACCAAGGAGCCACCTATGATGAGAGAATTCTCGAAATTCGTCGAGATCCCAATCGGACCTGCCATATTGCTCTCTGTGCCGGAATTAATGGAAAACGATGGATTTTGGCCACAGAAAACATGAAGTTCGTGgaggaaaatcgatttttcaatcgtttttggcttgaaaatcctgaaaattcgttcttttcgacatttttgtcGCAAAAATACCTAAAAATCGGTAGAAAAATCGCATTTCTGGCTCAAAACCGGtgaaatttgtcatttttcagtgaaaaatcgattttcaagctagaaacctgatttttcagcgattaaaaccgaatttttttgtcagttatcgtgaaaaattcgaatttttgggtaaaaacC includes:
- the F56B3.9 gene encoding C2H2-type domain-containing protein (Partially confirmed by transcript evidence): MSTETHYKRQLFVILKLFIIMSFMTKCPKCPNYESKKTTNVYRHLREVHNASEAEVDQFRIQRKEGKSLTTKGSGAWKCPVCELVIPTEKGLKNHMNQKHRKKPIDPSTITLATTSPTMVSPPPKRIQLPKSTEKSLVSSVATVRAQPTQKPGGRYKCPVENCTFFKTRKELALHFSEKHDPGSELETMSFETETEFKIWLTCRQEETCSSMQISLSSHDGNRITHFRLCRHEGSYQSRAKVKNVGESKKKTGDNVCPAFIRTEKHALTGEIGVVGYFSHYGHSLEHARRALSDTETEYLIGLMKEGFNNRQIIRKLDQKYDENSRLGFVLSKDLSYLRKTYCLNEGQLDDDDMKSIRRRVERDDPEDGIYHFSQPDSNGDNFILVFMTPSQQELCAKYNKRRVCIDDTHKTTSGALI